In a genomic window of Henningerozyma blattae CBS 6284 chromosome 9, complete genome:
- the TBLA0I02860 gene encoding CRAL-TRIO domain-containing protein (similar to Saccharomyces cerevisiae CSR1 (YLR380W); ancestral locus Anc_4.234), with protein MLNSWGEDIDINTTINTLNGVSKSSSSTSINTSTSTNSASTAKNGDTRSSKSSTKSLANSAKLVTKPVSSTSSFFGKFTGGGGGSSNSSNNSHNSSTGTNQASGSGSGSLTTTTTNSSEDTREGNDNLTIQKINASIGSIKGEDIKWDFWKLLRFSNPDKELLKFIRARKWDPNRSSIALTRTTKWKAYDHNVNQIIMDGEYYVFKNEMTGVMQNLTLRKAVILGHDLNDRPVIVVRPKLHSTAQQTHEELEKYVLLVVEELQLFFKEKTTTATLLFDLTGFSLSNMDYTAVKFIITVFEAHYPECLATMIIHNAPWLFTPIWKVVKAWLDPVVAAKVNFSYSLKDLNKFIPTEQLPKYLGGELDYDLDRYTPPDGTYDIHLNDKEKRTILLDQWRVLIAEFIKITKEWILSENQSENKKLWLQKYDLSQKLRAKYIEMDPYLRTRSSYDIDGLLVLE; from the coding sequence ATGCTAAATTCTTGGGGAGAAGATATAGATATTAATACTACTATTAATACTTTGAACGGTGTTTCGAAGAGTTCTTCTTCTACATCTATAAATACATCTACTAGCACCAATAGTGCTTCAACTGCTAAGAATGGTGATACACGCTCTTCGAAATCATCAACAAAATCATTAGCCAATTCTGCCAAATTAGTAACCAAACCTGTTTCCAGTACTAGTTCTTTTTTCGGGAAATTCAcaggtggtggtggtggtagtagtaatagtagtaataatagtCATAACAGTAGTACTGGTACAAACCAAGCTTCTGGTAGTGGGTCAGGTTCTCTAACTACAACAACCACTAATTCGTCTGAAGATACTCGCGAAGGCAATGATAACTTGACGattcaaaaaatcaatGCTTCCATTGGATCCATTAAAGGAGAAGATATCAAATGGGATTTTTGGAAACTATTGAGATTTAGCAATCcagataaagaattattaaagttcATTAGAGCCAGAAAATGGGATCCAAATAGAAGTTCCATTGCCCTAACTAGAACCACAAAATGGAAAGCCTATGATCATAATGTTAATCAAATCATTATGGATGGTGAATACTATGTTTTCAAAAACGAAATGACAGGTGTTATGCAAAACTTGACACTTAGAAAAGCTGTTATTCTTGGCCATGATTTGAATGATAGACCAGTTATCGTTGTGAGACCAAAATTACATAGCACAGCTCAACAGACTCATGAAGAATTGGAGAAATATGTTTTATTGGTAGTAGAGGAATTACAATTGTTTTTCAAAGAGAAAACCACCACTGcaacattattatttgatttgactgggttttcattatcaaatatgGATTATACAGCagtaaaatttattattacggTCTTTGAAGCTCATTACCCAGAATGCTTGGCGACAATGATCATCCATAATGCTCCTTGGCTATTTACTCCAATTTGGAAAGTAGTTAAAGCTTGGTTGGATCCAGTGGTTGCAGCAAAAGTTAATTTCTCATATTCGTTGAaggatttaaataaattcataCCTACTGAACAATTACCCAAATATTTAGGTGGTGAATTAGATTATGATTTGGATAGGTATACTCCACCTGATGGAACATACGACATTCATCTcaatgataaagaaaagagaACCATTTTATTAGACCAATGGCGTGTTTTAATTGctgaatttattaaaatcacTAAAGAATGGATATTGTCAGAGAACCAAtcagaaaacaaaaaactTTGGTTGCAAAAATATGATTTGTCTCAAAAATTAAGAGCAAAATATATCGAGATGGATCCTTACCTAAGAACAAGATCAAGCTATGATATCGATGGATTGTTAGTTTTAGAATAG
- the CTF3 gene encoding Ctf3p (similar to Saccharomyces cerevisiae CTF3 (YLR381W); ancestral locus Anc_4.235), which translates to MDELEAAIYSVLHYNDDIALHELESNLDIIVSKSPIQGINPSQLKDLIIFLCSDNIISNEIKLIIIKNCLYPNSLVSLDIINVLIPFLGKPSSISNPYKIVADPVIQTALLNWILNIFPLIKFNNSILNSSKLICLWQNETIQNYITCIIIWSTRIKDDIKPWKIQLIHRYIANLFNKNENTTILEENYKDIHGDAIINSIAILRKFQSFFGKSNELISNTISKLEVIYPISRKKIRSSWLSKFKFDSKFIDTLSNIIPSSEFFGESLLSYYEKLTLEIKPDLSLTSLQPHFFINLKSINTSSPLLKAKCFEDLIENWGTITIPNNIEILFSNNTPLFIKLYLLQNNKSHFIEEKSIYSWLTVQLKRLLFSKTKFTHENFIKDIEKNQLIQQLIFILEFYPAINKRILIDFILQIPYFLTDQQYKSFHLNFELLTLICKLSLSNFDITSSSDLWKKLRESFLFYHLKRSTETTNLFFVIANELILNFNHALKINESITIKNFELFTSILLELEELSSVFLQNSSDNLSISFLLRNILNLTETSLDLELSSDYINKLIIPDLFFAKLMTLDDSLIIDSCCKYLNKCSTIINNIQLKKENKIAINKYLKDTTNYLWKNKISNSTTLFDIPTLFMKPIIQNIYLPGYELKSNVFFSILNIPAFNYISNIKLKLLESEFNTNNQYTFLLNKEGFSMFVTRSNGEITWIPKMKTFNSLRNKILKKYSNDMIYPNIFLLLNKLSNINKNPLRKIYQTKNAYIILS; encoded by the coding sequence atgGATGAATTAGAAGCTGCCATTTATTCAGTTTTACATTATAATGACGATATAGCTTTACATGAACTAGAATCCAATTTAGATATCATAGTATCTAAATCCCCCATACAGGGCATTAACCCTTCAcaattgaaagatttaataatttttctttgttcagataatattatctctaatgaaattaaattaataattattaagaaTTGTTTATATCCTAATAGTCTAGTTTCActtgatattattaacgTTCTAATACCATTTTTAGGTAAACCATCGTCTATTAGTAATCCTTATAAGATTGTAGCAGATCCAGTTATTCAAACTGCTCTCTTAAATTGGATTTTAAACATTTTCccattaattaaatttaataattcaattctGAACTCATCTAAGTTGATTTGTTTATGGCAAAATGAAactattcaaaattatataacttgcattattatttggtcCACGCGTATCAAAGATGACATTAAACCATggaaaattcaattaatacaCAGGTATATAgcaaatttattcaataaaaatgaaaatactactattttagaagaaaattaCAAGGACATTCATGGAGATGCAATAATAAACTCGATTGCAATTCTACGGAAATTTCAATCATTTTTTGGTAAGTCAAACGAATTAATCTCAAATACTATTTCTAAACTAGAAGTTATATACCCTATTAGTCGGAAAAAAATACGATCCTCTTGgctttcaaaatttaaatttgattcaaaatttattgataccctttcaaatattatacCATCAAGTGAATTTTTTGGGGAATCTTTACTATCGTACTATGAAAAACTGACTCTAGAGATCAAGCCTGATCTTTCACTAACAAGTTTACAAcctcatttttttattaatttaaaatcaataaatacATCCTCGCCATTATTGAAGGCTAAATGttttgaagatttaatAGAGAATTGGGGGACGATTACAATCCCTAATAATAtcgaaatattattttctaataacacccctttatttattaaattatatttgttacaaaataataagagTCATTTCATTGAAGAGAAATCTATTTATTCTTGGCTAACTGTTCAACTTAAAAGATtactattttcaaaaaccAAATTTACTcatgaaaattttatcaaagatattgaaaaaaatcaacttattcaacaattgatatttattcttGAATTTTATCCTGCAATAAATAAGCgaatattaattgattttataTTACAAATACCGTATTTTTTAACCGATCAACAATATAAAAGCTTCCAtcttaattttgaattattaactttgatttgtaaattatcattatctaattttgacattacttcttcttcagaCTTGTGGAAGAAGCTTAGAGAAagttttttgttttatcaTCTAAAAAGATCTACTGAAAcaacaaatttattttttgtcaTTGCAAATGAactgattttaaattttaatcatGCGTTGAAGATTAATGAATCAATTACTATCAAAAACTTTGAATTGTTTACAAGTATTCTActtgaattagaagaattatcttctgtatttcttcaaaattcaTCAGACAACCTATCTATATCTTTCCTTCTTCGAAATATTCTCAATTTAACTGAAACCTCTCTCGATTTGGAACTGTCCTCTGATTACATTAACAAGTTGATAATACCTGACTTATTTTTTGCAAAACTAATGACCTTAGATGACTCCCTAATTATCGATAGTTGctgtaaatatttaaataaatgttctacaattattaataatattcaactTAAAAAAGAGAACAAAATtgcaataaataaatatctaaaaGATACAACAAATTACTTatggaaaaataaaataagtaaTTCTACTACTTTATTCGATATTCCTACGTTATTTATGAAACcgataattcaaaatatttacttACCTGGCTACGAATTGAAAAGTAATGTTTTCTTCTCGATACTCAATATTCCTGcattcaattatatttcaaatattaaattaaaacttttaGAAAGTGAATTTAATACCAATAACCAGTATACCTTCTTGCTAAACAAAGAAGGATTTAGCATGTTTGTTACCAGAAGCAACGGCGAAATCACTTGGATACCTAAAATGAAAACTTTCAACAGTCttagaaataaaatcttGAAAAAGTATTCTAATGATATGATTTATCcaaacatttttttattattgaataaacTCTccaatataaataaaaatccgttaagaaaaatttaccaaaCTAAAAATGCATACATAATATTGTCCTAA
- the NAM2 gene encoding leucine--tRNA ligase NAM2 (similar to Saccharomyces cerevisiae NAM2 (YLR382C); ancestral locus Anc_4.236) — translation MIQSLNLILVRRLHVHPSSIEDGVTRASRLVELGTKWKNKTMSTTKLIPSQASSAQNIKYILSMFPYPSGVLHLGHLRVYVISDSLSRFYKQRGYDVIHPMGWDAFGLPAENAAIDRDCNPSTWTYDNIAKMKEQMKNMLANFDWDRELTTCSKDYYKFTQMIFLELYKHGLAYHKEAEINWDPVDKTVLANEQVDSTGHSWRSGALVEKKMLKQWFLGITKFGHALMNDLKYLDDWPAKVKSMQKNWISESKGVTVNFNTNDPNFKIIQIFTTRIETIFSVDYIALSASHPIVRARLQKDNSLKLFVENSSNLKNNSKDGYLLKDIEATFPFTGKKVPIFVAPYVISGYGTDAVMGVPVHDQRDFEFWQKNNNSKAASLPSILPSKVSITDDIPLPYTSLDGVTTEISGNFSGISPLVARKEITSALVRENIGQETVSFKMRDWLISRQRYWGTPIPIIYCDDCGPVPVPKEDLPVVLPQVKQIFNKGKTLAQLPEFVNTVCPKCKKHARRETDTMDTFMDSSWYFFRFLDPHNSNEPFSKNLATNGMPVDIYIGGVEHAILHLLYSRFISKFLGSISKWDDSEHLFEPFKKLVTQGMVHGKTYMDPDSKKYLKPEELEQSTDPKIPTKIKGSDKIPVITYTKMSKSKYNGVDPNKCIQEHGPDSVRAHILFQAPVEEVLDWDESKIVGIERWLTKLLGSVEQVSKLGKFSKDYELPTDLTDYEIQQHNKIHNLIKSITLSFKNFLSLNTVVSDYMKLTNLIQKELELNNIRSALLMKYTQQLVSVIYPIVPSISEEATEIINKEQGWNWSQYEWPDFETKLSPRKTKFKIVIDGKMKGFVEKEQGFYLQDHDKIIKDLKKENNIGSFIVESKIKKIITKHNLISFVSSRS, via the coding sequence ATGATTCAAAGTTTAAACCTAATCTTGGTCCGTAGGCTTCATGTTCATCCTTCATCTATTGAAGACGGAGTTACAAGAGCTTCAAGACTAGTCGAGCTAGGTACAAAATGGAAGAATAAAACCATGTCGACAACAAAGCTGATTCCAAGCCAAGCCAGTTCCgctcaaaatataaaatatattttatcaatgTTTCCATATCCTTCAGGTGTATTACATCTAGGTCATTTACGAGTATATGTCATTAGTGACTCCTTGAGTAGATTCTATAAACAACGTGGTTATGATGTGATCCATCCAATGGGTTGGGATGCATTTGGTTTACCAGCAGAAAATGCCGCTATTGATAGAGATTGTAATCCTTCAACTTGGACATATGATAATATTGCTAAAATGAAAGAACAGATGAAAAATATGTTGGCAAATTTTGATTGGGATAGAGAACTTACAACTTGTAGTaaagattattataaattcactcaaatgatatttttggaattgTATAAACATGGTCTTGCATACCATAAAGAGGCAGAAATTAATTGGGATCCTGTTGACAAAACTGTGTTGGCAAATGAACAAGTTGATTCGACAGGTCATTCTTGGAGATCTGGTGCCTtagttgaaaaaaaaatgcttAAACAATGGTTCCTTGGAATAACTAAATTTGGACATGCATTAATGAATGAccttaaatatttagacGATTGGCCTGCCAAAGTAAAGTCTATGCAAAAGAATTGGATATCTGAATCAAAAGGTGTGACAGTTAACTTTAATACTAACGATCcaaactttaaaattattcagATATTTACAACCAGAATAGAGACTATATTTAGTGTAGATTATATTGCATTATCAGCCTCTCATCCAATAGTTAGAGCTCGTTTACAAAAAGATAATAGcttgaaattatttgttgaaaACAGCTCCAATTTAAAGAACAATTCTAAAGATGGTTATCTCctaaaagatattgaagCAACGTTTCCTTTCACTGGAAAGAAAGTTCCAATATTTGTGGCTCCATATGTAATTAGTGGATATGGTACTGATGCTGTCATGGGTGTTCCAGTCCATGATCAAAGAGATTTCGAATTTTggcaaaaaaataataactcaAAAGCTGCAAGTTTACCATCAATTCTTCCTTCTAAAGTATCAATAACTGATGATATTCCACTACCTTACACATCATTAGATGGAGTTACGACTGAGATTTCCGGGAATTTTAGTGGCATTTCTCCTTTGGTTGCTCGAAAGGAAATAACCTCAGCACTAGTTCGTGAAAATATTGGTCAAGAAACTGTTTCATTCAAAATGAGAGATTGGCTGATTAGTAGACAAAGATACTGGGGTACACCAATTCCAATCATTTATTGTGATGATTGTGGACCTGTACCAGTTCCCAAGGAAGATCTTCCTGTAGTTTTGCCTCAAGTTaaacaaatttttaacaaaGGGAAAACTTTGGCCCAATTACCTGAATTTGTAAATACTGTGTGTCCAAAATGTAAGAAGCATGCAAGGAGAGAAACTGATACCATGGATACGTTTATGGACAGTTCTTGGTATTTTTTCAGATTTTTAGATCCCCATAATTCTAATGAACCATTTAGTAAAAATCTCGCTACTAATGGAATGCCCgttgatatatatattggtGGAGTTGAGCATGCTATCCTTCATCTACTTTACTCCAGGTTTATCAGTAAGTTTTTGGGAAGTATCTCTAAATGGGATGATTCAGAACATCTTTTTGAACCATTTAAGAAGTTAGTCACTCAAGGTATGGTTCATGGAAAGACATATATGGATCCTGATAGcaaaaaatatctaaaacCTGAAGAATTGGAACAATCTACAGATCCTAAAATTCCAACTAAAATTAAAGGTAGTGATAAAATTCCAGTAATTACATATACAAAGATGTCAAAATCTAAGTACAATGGAGTAGACCCTAACAAATGTATTCAAGAGCATGGACCTGATTCCGTAAGAGCACATATACTATTTCAAGCTCCGGTTGAAGAAGTTTTGGATTGGGATGAATCTAAGATCGTGGGTATCGAAAGATGGCTCACTAAGTTACTAGGAAGTGTGGAGCAAGTTTCAAAACTCGGGAAATTTAGTAAAGACTACGAATTACCTACTGATCTAACTGATTATGAAATCCAACAACATAATAAAATCCACAACTTGATAAAATCAATTACACtgtcttttaaaaattttctatCATTAAATACTGTTGTTTCAGATTACATGAAATTAACAAATCTAATTCAAAAGGAGCTGGagttaaataatataaggTCTGCACTTTTAATGAAGTATACTCAACAACTTGTATCGGTTATTTATCCAATTGTTCCATCTATTTCGGAAGAAGCAacagaaattattaacaaaGAACAAGGTTGGAACTGGAGCCAATATGAATGGCCAGATTTTGAGACTAAGTTAAGTCCAAGAAAaaccaaatttaaaattgtaattgatGGCAAAATGAAAGGATTCGTAGAAAAGGAGCAGGGGTTTTATCTTCAAGACCATGATAAGATTATTAAAGacttaaaaaaagagaataaTATCGGATCCTTTATTGTTGAAAGtaaaatcaagaaaatcATCACCAAGCATAATCTTATCAGTTTTGTTAGTTCTCGTTCATGA
- the SMC6 gene encoding DNA repair protein SMC6 (similar to Saccharomyces cerevisiae SMC6 (YLR383W); ancestral locus Anc_4.237) gives MMTSTEVAGSKRPLEENVDNNLLELAAEYQGIEDLHKNKKRRHNFVVMSQHPDLRESQVLSNKETLLPGYIKKIKLVNFMCHEHFELTLGPRLNFIVGNNGSGKSAILTAITIGLGAKANSTNRGNSLKDLIKNGCNQSKITIILENNLENGYSPDIYGPEIIIERTLKREGSSSFVVKSASGVKISDKKKDLQQIVDYFSVPVGNPMCFLSQDAARSFLTASTPEDKYFQFMKGTFLLEISKHLTNATAIYGAARENMIKHKINLNRLKTSYNDATTLLKNYESTSNLNDRKLKLQGKSLWIDIKHNQLECKKLEKSVNNSKEEIATIDAKIKSKDHKIQRYLTDEQAIKDDLESKYKDVQEKKEVYDSAIAEVNKVRDNYNKELQNEEDINKNIEKSHVKLKNLSKNIENLENKLKEELGTDKDLLKQELSKCEELDNELNDAFNAQSVKLQDLQQKESQLIHRRNREVHSSQESLGNLADELRRIKQGHNDFLNGFDRNMKQFLSALKQHEHEFTSPPIGPLGQFVTITENYKQWTRCVQRAIGRSLSSFIVTNQKDSRLFQKIMKSERVSNITCFVHRFEDFDFSRGKAQCQYPTILDILEFSDLHVRNIFIDYNKIEKIILIDNMTEARNFLRTNPKNVSMALSLRDERTGFFLSGGSKIDTVYYANKLLMKMSDSTTYLNERIQEEQKTLNKLKREYDEQINELKQNIRTLDNEKKIIQNKLNNNTKQITELKKDLNKVVDTGVLDSAKDEYQRIQNAIVSYETALEGLKENMNTLLEKARPLNDIRDTAQKTYRNIKKEFEALKQELEDRDIRIRRYKDDITIQNDEKARIQEKIDRVQSNINDLMSGIETQIENASEFCSEEESTSENLPDNQDDIRKELEDISRKIKRNESDIGVSYEKALELYEQTMSKFLSAKEKYIEMDNALSILNHSIKSRTVNFGYQKTSTFADADFDFRNSLRIRKFKGKLDFGKTKETLNVYTGPQTDKEPRNVDTLSGGEKSFSQIALLLATWKPMRSRIIALDEYDVFMDQVNRKTSTQLIVQKLKDDSRTQTIIITPQDIGKITDIDSDGVNIHRLRDPERLNNSTFHG, from the coding sequence atgatGACTTCAACAGAAGTTGCGGGTAGCAAGAGACCACTAGAGGAAAATGTTGATAATAACTTATTAGAACTTGCAGCTGAATATCAAGGGATAGAGGATCTGCATaagaacaagaaaagaAGGCATAACTTTGTTGTTATGTCCCAACATCCAGATCTTAGAGAATCTCAAGTACTATCAAACAAGGAAACATTACTGCCTGGctatataaaaaagataaagtTGGTTAATTTCATGTGCCATGaacattttgaattaaCGTTGGGCCCAAGGTTAAATTTTATCGTTGGTAATAATGGTAGTGGTAAAAGTGCCATCTTAACAGCAATTACAATTGGATTAGGTGCTAAAGCAAATAGCACTAATAGAGGTAATTctttgaaagatttaattaaaaatggatGCAATCAATCTAaaattactattatattagaaaataactTGGAGAATGGCTATTCTCCAGATATTTATGGCCCAGAAATTATCATCGAGAGAACTCTGAAGAGAGAAGGTTCATCCTCATTTGTTGTAAAATCAGCATCTGGTGTTAAAATTAGTGATAAAAAGAAGGATCTCCAACAAATTGTCGATTATTTTTCTGTACCGGTGGGAAACCCAATGTGTTTCTTATCACAAGATGCTGCCAGATCATTTTTAACTGCCAGTACTCCTGAAGACAAATACTTCCAGTTTATGAAGGGgacttttttattagaaatatcgAAACATCTAACAAATGCAACTGCTATATATGGTGCTGCAAGAGAAAATATGATTAAacataaaattaatttaaatagatTAAAAACTTCTTATAATGATGCAACTACACTATTAAAAAACTATGAAAGTACTTCAAATTTGAACgatagaaaattaaaactacAGGGTAAATCTCTATGGATCGATATTAAACATAATCAATTAGAATGTAAAAAGTTAGAGAAATCTGTTAATAATTCCAAAGAGGAAATTGCCACAATTGAtgcaaaaataaaatcaaaagatCATAAAATTCAACGATATTTAACTGATGAACAAGCAATCAAGGATGATTTGGAATCCAAATATAAAGACGTACAGGAGAAGAAAGAAGTCTATGATTCTGCGATTGCTGAAGTCAATAAAGTTCGTGATAACTACAATAAGGAATTACAAAATGAAGAGgatatcaataaaaatattgaaaagtCTCAtgtaaaactaaaaaatcTAAGTAAAAACATCGAAAacttagaaaataaattaaaagaggAGTTAGGAACAGATAAAGATCTGTTGAAGCaagaattatcaaaatgTGAAGAACTTGATAATGAACTAAATGATGCCTTTAACGCACAATCTGTTAAACTTCAAGATCTACAGCAAAAAGAAAGTCAATTAATCCATCGCCGCAACAGAGAAGTTCACTCTTCTCAAGAGAGCCTAGGAAATCTAGCAGATGAATTGCGAAGAATAAAACAAGGCCATAATGATTTCTTAAATGGGTTTGACAGGAATATGAAGCAATTTTTATCCGCTTTGAAACAACATGAACACGAATTTACTTCTCCTCCAATAGGACCTTTAGGCCAATTCGTTACAATTACTGAAAACTACAAACAATGGACTCGTTGTGTCCAAAGAGCTATTGGTAGATCATTATCTTCGTTCATTGTAACAAATCAGAAAGATAGTCGTCTGTTCCAAAAAATCATGAAATCTGAAAGAGTTTCTAATATAACTTGCTTTGTTCATAGatttgaagattttgatttttcaagAGGTAAGGCTCAGTGCCAATACCCGACCATCTTAGATATCCTGGAGTTTTCTGACCTCCATGTtcgaaatatatttattgattataacaaaatagagaaaataattttgatagaTAATATGACAGAAGcaagaaattttttgagGACCAATCCAAAAAATGTATCCATGGCTCTATCTCTAAGAGATGAAAGAACAGGATTCTTCCTTTCAGGTGGCAGTAAAATTGACACTGTATATTATGCAAATAAAttactaatgaaaatgtcAGATAGTACTacttatttaaatgaaagaaTTCAAGAAGAACAAAAGACTCtcaacaaattaaaaagagaGTATGATGAACAAATCAATGAATTAAAACAGAATATAAGAACActtgataatgaaaaaaaaattatccaaaACAAACTAAATAACAACACCAAGCAAATAactgaattaaaaaaggaTTTAAATAAGGTAGTAGATACTGGGGTATTAGATTCTGCTAAGGATGAATACCAACGTATTCAGAATGCAATTGTCAGCTATGAAACTGCCCTAGAAggtttaaaagaaaatatgaaTACACTTCTTGAGAAAGCTCGCCCGCTAAATGACATTCGTGATACAGCACAGAAGACTTACcgaaatatcaaaaaagaatttgaagCATTAAAACAAGAGTTGGAAGATCGTGATATTAGAATTCGTAGATATAAAGATGATATTACTATACAGAATGATGAAAAAGCTCGTATTCAAGAGAAAATTGACAGAGTACaaagtaatattaatgacCTTATGAGTGGTATCGAGACACAGATAGAAAATGCATCTGAATTTTGTTCTGAAGAGGAATCTACATCTGAAAATTTGCCAGATAACCAAGACGATATTAGGAAAGAATTGGAAGATATTTCCCGTAAAATTAAGCGTAACGAATCTGATATTGGGGTGTCCTACGAAAAGGCACTAGAACTGTATGAACAAACCATGAGTAAGTTTCTATCTGCAAAAgagaaatatattgaaatggATAACGCATTGTCAATACTAAATCACTCGATTAAATCACGTACTGTTAATTTTGGTTATCAAAAAACATCAACATTTGCTGATGcagattttgattttagaAACTCTTTAAGGATCAGAAAGTTTAAAGGGAAATTAGATTTTGGTAAGACTAAAGAGACGCTCAACGTTTATACTGGTCCACAGACTGATAAAGAGCCAAGAAATGTTGATACTTTATCTGGTGGTGAGAAATCATTTTCTCAAATTGCACTATTGCTAGCTACTTGGAAACCAATGCGTTCTAGAATAATCGCTCTCGATGAATACGATGTATTTATGGACCAAGTTAACAGGAAAACTAGTACACAACTGATAgttcaaaaattgaaagaCGATTCCAGAACCCaaaccattattattacacCTCAAGATATTGGCAAAATCACGGACATCGATAGTGACGGAGTTAACATACATAGATTAAGGGACCCTGAAAGACTGAATAATTCGACTTTTCATGGCTAA